Proteins from a genomic interval of Antedon mediterranea chromosome 5, ecAntMedi1.1, whole genome shotgun sequence:
- the LOC140048786 gene encoding uncharacterized protein has translation MSSVGFPLIVGHSVSGSANHFEETLIEKDSDEVALSSVDEAQKEAMDKDAPIELISTDDGVTKVCIKSLSRLPHYSSEMSAHMEGSPDEERMLQDNGYIDEDVHNYSNDDSSQMNGFECVDHDDDVLAVVDFDGEVVLPTDNVERKREIEPGEPMLEDVFESNTDENISPFDQRQNIFSTDLYEHLPEVEHSIGEINSNNINGLPEDADEEMLIPEFAESISNDPNQCILVVKQEDDGNSERNIFESVNDNTTSSHLYSECIPPLPSLQRMPFVNLELFTENSVSENASMEYEERHTNSNDFLSKSPLPKIKMEPTEPPQIDFFGQSSIRNIFEVFNADHDVKSEEDKVETEQSPTKNDININVGKKKSVIYSTLKELQHKYPSLYKEKANDRESSFEEGCSNQETVSELSQFISNVSVKLEPLDLPDGITMNAENSVDGSKPESRRTDSNFFSSLKQSNFSLGKTKTNTNYDFDDFSTIESCNSSDFNTYGTGSLFTRNNNEDFVPDFDEIDDIMFISFSTLDSLEAHVEIEKQTQQPRNKHKDLLEDISNFKTKSKSNKQKRKKAKRGAGVNHGYRGINNKILLYERMLCEELGKRKHHQMIHPDLKKAGLTRLSQSPDKRYNLDKLGVKLDIPKTAPLSINKTSTSKPKATSRKKSSKSIKLKKPATSTQVPCTLTTPFETVNETSEPSTSHSSLTADPGKVRLPVSESKPFKPFELPLTSKTSAFVSKELDEYLDKLQDISSVLTDSKLTATPVSYFHPDKPQSYVRTLDMVLNRRKKNNNPSNTGSTCDSLVYPSTSECDSFRNKPSEKLESKKKVKKPKVKKTPKKVVHEDSDDPMDRMQKELLEQVTCTSPVHSDSGSETFYGFTDLHPDLSDNSDEDFNQGFENEKSDLDSPTLPFCGKAYCKLGCLCGSIEGNRTVSPGVSHCRKIDCMFGCTCDSSLVSSNQNQPIFEFQGTVDTESIKKSNSASNLTRYETSSRTRTYISRPRKKHCSCINRRYHMHDHLKENKLKESAVPLVVYQIPASNGSNQLVAVPAPQVRKEPVTASEKLAHAKKLGNPSNVSSPLVLSKDKMGFMLTPVLAVPPQNPVVEPPKPKPKSKKRKGEPQRVSRKRVNKTKQFHFTNSLLAPMQKGVGISNISAQPIQSSSGVIPTTFISQTRGNVLPFSTTYTNVTATLVSSCITPTVSSAPLQPLNTVSLLRKVLPKQQPTVSGFAERLKETSSSTDLNVIKKAVSLPQKLLPKQQKPTGSGFAERPKETSSSTGLNTIKKTVSLPQKVLPMQQNPTVSGFTERPIVTSSDLTDLKIIRKTVREKLAAIRNPHSAAKMNFIEAVASSVKKKNASNTQQKILIPIDLVPRHLIPKDPLCIQLRNPIAVEGNTSATTTTESTYTIAQSYTPQLSVAEKSTIVLKETPNLLHSTGEQDKTLVVNSSKTEQKNLATPQLNPTFIDLTDDSADRNGSKNLDENCLAIGVMPSQLPIETIDVKIKQSSSDGSLGVDPASNVSQKSNKSPSKAQRCIDKVVRCRSRFPKRPWQMTSLMVMNKTLKDKGHPVLIDINSNENWQKDKSVIVSSILQSSLQETISTKVAGFTVFLFYSDKTRTVHLKGGNAMSGKHNVKVITVWVFVPKVPIKLSKRSPKRTNLDKMEACKDSDFRNDDDDCKVIGIIKNDATNTKDSPNIVNCAMAEIQDLVSDSENQDKVAERSAFSDIYKNSGNIPDSEVVEQVNYSTVSDIEEINSGNNSDRTELKECSPQRKRKKIESPKKPHEKQRNIENSNQDTSYQNNSNIFEKMELEMLKQPQMNRKDKTESIPIDSKICSSDCVQSLISNNGVSEELEVSKNDFSGILKMNLQSSVSEAGMHAIKDTQPIETTPSERSKVEDGIQEFDIKIADDVDLLDIGNSEASENVIINSHRFNSSNRSKPTTELKDQEVPQLTFDPEIPCKSEMDGVNDNCIEDSLKPDIACKKNIINKLKETTSHFNANYCDTESNFKNNMENTNDELKQEDVQYNTSGELHVEETKKTKGTPHASEDLLAQSIKETYEQWHKIINGEQNLSTSVENEPKDVVPKQDPKEKESIKDVKGTTFTELENKECLVDEPVLDDLLKHDDIQIEEESIFESSNNTDIVKVDSTFIDLTGISNNGKSTDLEHEVTDNYADLDCNQFIDVEGTNIDTEDLTCEIPVVESEPIEKLNTVIDIDGTCVPLEFNMEDSFENDQNRRKSGRAPIKSWKLAESQTELEHTPKKKTKKKKKSKDKDGNVIQKSPEKLVIKMVYGEVPYIHSPPVASTSKRKRKDLGVERGTLDQQLQKLVAERSITEDVSSSSVRPKQSKIKEQKSIVDVWRLTDEEVGVDVAPFNESDDNHDDEIIDVEGNYEIKKPEFESDYNIVEERKKQKERDLASWKPPSKNIICDLASGTLHPPSGKSKKGRKSEVKGAFHDMSQFLGEPQFMESVVACVDDENLQPGRLVHNIKERQRRHFLATQFKTLKEVLPATASSKQAVLGEALTEIIQLRNDASILIRKKSKLNKKHRRLKKKFSVLLGLPAAEEKGATVEPSTLEEDVTDV, from the exons ATGTCTTCTGTTGGTTTTCCATTGATAGTTGGACACTCTGTGTCAGGTTCTGCAAACCATTTTGAAGAAACGTTGATAGAGAAAGATTCTGATGAGGTAGCATTGAGTTCAGTTGATGAGGCACAAAAAGAAGCAATGGACAAAGATGCACCCATTGAGTTGATATCTACAGATGATGGTGTGACTAAAGTTTGTATTAAATCACTTTCTAGATTACCACACTACTCTTCAGAAATGTCAGCGCACATGGAAGGAAGTCCTGATGAAGAAAGGATGTTGCAGGATAATGGTTACATAGATGAAGATGTTCACAATTATTCGAATGATGACTCTTCTCAAATGAATGGATTTGAATGTGTAGACCATGATGACGATGTGTTGGCAGTGGTTGATTTTGATGGAGAGGTTGTCCTTCCAACTGATAATGTGGAGAGAAAACGAGAAATAGAACCTGGTGAACCTATGTTAGAAGATGTTTTTGAAAGCAACACAGATGAAAATATCTCGCCTTTTGATCAAAGACAAAATATCTTCTCTACAGATCTATATGAACATTTGCCAGAGGTCGAGCACAGCATTGGTGAAATCAATTCTAATAACATAAATGGTCTTCCAGAAGATGCTGATGAAGAAATGTTAATACCAGAGTTTGCGGAGTCAATTTCAAATGATCCAAACCAATGTATTCTGGTGGTGAAACAGGAAGATGATGGTAATTCTGAAAGAAACATATTTGAATCGGTTAACGATAACACTACCTCCTCACACCTTTATTCTGAATGTATTCCTCCTTTGCCAAGTTTGCAAAGAATGCCATTTGTCAATTTGGAGCTGTTTACAGAAAATTCTGTGTCAGAAAATGCAAGTATGGAATATGAAGAAAGACATACAAATTCAAATGATTTCTTATCAAAATCGCCtttaccaaaaataaaaatggaacCAACTGAACCCCCCCAAATTGATTTTTTTGGGCAGTCTTCAATTAGAAATATCTTTGAAGTTTTCAATGCCGACCATGATGTAAAATCAGAAGAAGATAAGGTGGAAACCGAGCAAAGTCCAACTAAAAACGATATAAACATTAATGTTGGAAAAAAGAAAAGTGTGATTTACTCTACGTTAAAAGAATTACAACACAAATATCCTAGTTTGTATAAAGAAAAAGCCAATGATAGAGAATCCAGTTTTGAAGAGGGCTGTTCAAATCAAGAGACTGTATCGGAACTTTCTCAGTTCATCAGCAATGTATCTGTTAAGTTAGAACCCTTAGATCTTCCAGATGGAATAACGATGAATGCTGAAAACAGTGTTGATGGCTCAAAACCTGAAAGCAGAAGAACAGACAGTAATTTCTTCAGCAGTTTGAAGCAATCAAACTTTTCCTTgggaaaaacaaaaaccaatacAAACTATGACTTTGATGATTTTTCCACAATTGAATCATGTAACTCAAGTGATTTTAATACTTATGGCACAGGAAGCCTGTTTACCAGAAATAATAATGAAGATTTTGTTCCTGATTTTGACGAAATTGatgatataatgtttatttcattttccaCTCTAGATTCCCTAGAAGCACATgttgaaattgaaaaacaaactcAACAACCTAGAAATAAGCACAAAGATCTACTGGAAGACATTTCTaactttaaaacaaaatctaaatctaacaaacaaaaaagaaaaaaggcaAAACGAGGCGCTGGTGTCAATCATGGTTACAGAGGCATCAATAACAAGATCCTCTTGTATGAACGAATGCTATGTGAGGAACTTGGTAAAAGGAAACATCACCAAATGATACATCCAGACCTTAAAAAAGCTGGATTAACTCGCCTTAGCCAGTCTCCTGATAAACGCTATAATCTAGACAAACTTGGAGTAAAGCTGGACATACCAAAAACTGCACCTTTGAGCATTAACAAAACATCTACTAGTAAACCTAAAGCTACTTCAAGAAAGAAGtcttcaaaatcaattaaattaaagaaaccTGCAACTTCTACTCAAGTACCATGTACTTTGACAACACCGTTTGAGACTGTAAATGAGACAAGTGAACCATCAACATCGCATTCGTCACTAACTGCAGATCCTGGAAAAGTTAGACTGCCGGTATCTGAGAGCAAACCATTTAAACCATTTGAGCTTCCTCTGACATCCAAAACGTCAGCATTTGTAAGCAAAGAATTAGATGAATACCTTGATAAACTGCAAGACATAAGTTCTGTTTTAACCGATTCAAAACTTACTGCAACTCCTGTGTCATACTTCCACCCAGATAAGCCACAGAGTTATGTTCGAACACTTGATATGGTATTAAATAGACGGAAGAAAAATAACAATCCAAGTAATACAGGATCAACTTGTGACTCACTTGTTTATCCGTCTACTTCAGAATGTGATTCTTTTAGAAACAAACCTTCAGAGAAACTTGAATCTaagaaaaaagttaaaaagCCTAAAGTAAAGAAAACTCCTAAAAAAGTTGTTCATGAAGATAGTGATGATCCCATGGACAGAATGCAAAAAGAACTTCTTGAACAGGTGACATGTACATCACCTGTGCATTCAGATTCTGGCAGTGAAACCTTCTATGGTTTTACTGATTTGCATCCAGATTTATCTGATAATAGTGACGAAGATTTCAATCAGggatttgaaaatgaaaaatcagATTTGGACAGCCCAACTCTACCATTTTGTGGCAAAGCTTACTGCAAACTTGGTTGTCTTTGTGGAAGTATTGAAGGAAATCGGACTGTTTCTCCAGGTGTATCTCATTGTAGAAAAATAGACTGTATGTTTGGTTGCACATGCGACTCATCATTGGTGTCGTCTAATCAGAATCAACCCATCTTTGAATTCCAAGGAACAGTTGATACAGAgtcaattaaaaaatcaaattcaGCTTCAAATCTAACACGGTATGAAACTTCTTCGAGAACAAGAACATATATAAGTAGACCAAGAAAGAAACATTGCTCTTGTATTAATAGAAGATACCATATGCATGATCACTTGAAAGagaataaattaaaagaatCGGCAGTTCCACTAGTTGTTTATCAAATCCCTGCAAGTAATGGTTCAAACCAGCTAGTTGCTGTTCCTGCACCACAAGTCAGAAAAGAACCTGTAACTGCCTCGGAGAAGTTGGCTCACGCAAAGAAACTTGGAAATCCAAGCAATGTATCTTCGCCCCTCGTTCTTTCGAAAGATAAGATGGGTTTTATGCTTACTCCAGTTCTTGCAGTCCCTCCACAAAATCCAGTTGTAGAACCACCGAAACCTAAACCTAAATCAAAAAAGAGAAAAGGTGAACCACAGAGAGTATCTCGTAAAAGAGTAAATAAGACAAAGCAGTTTCATTTCACAAATTCACTTTTAGCACCAATGCAAAAGGGGGTAGGAATTTCAAATATTTCAGCCCAGCCTATCCAGTCTTCCTCGGGTGTTATTCCTACTACATTTATTTCACAAACTAGAGGTAATGTGTTACCTTTCAGTACAACATATACAAATGTCACAGCAACACTTGTATCATCATGTATAACACCAACCGTAAGTAGTGCCCCTCTTCAACCTTTAAACACTGTTTCACTTCTACGAAAAGTGCTACCAAAACAACAGCCGACTGTTTCAGGATTTGCAGAAAGACTTAAAGAAACCTCATCATCTACTGATTTAAACGTAATCAAGAAAGCTGTTTCACTTCCACAAAAATTGCTGCCAAAACAACAGAAGCCGACTGGTTCAGGATTTGCAGAAAGACCCAAAGAAACCTCATCATCAACTGGTTTAAACACAATCAAGAAAACTGTTTCACTTCCACAAAAAGTGCTGCCAATGCAACAGAACCCGACTGTTTCAGGATTTACAGAAAGACCCATAGTAACCTCATCTGACTTGactgatttaaaaataatcagGAAAACTGTTCGCGAAAAATTAGCTGCTATCAGGAATCCACATTCAGCCGCTAAAATGAACTTCATTGAAGCAGTAGCTTCAtcagtaaaaaagaaaaatgcaaGTAACACTCAACAAAAGATTTTGATTCCTATTGATTTGGTGCCAAGGCATTTAATACCAAAAGATCCACTCTGTATACAATTAAGGAATCCTATTGCTGTTGAGGGTAACACAAGTGCAACAACTACAACAGAAAGTACATATACAATTGCACAG tcCTATACTCCGCAGTTATCAGTTGCAGAAAAATCAACTATTGTATTAAAAGAAACACCAAATCTTCTTCATTCTACTGGCGAGCAAGACAAAACATTGGTAGTTAATTCAAGTAAAACTGAACAGAAGAATCTTGCTACACCACAACTTAATCCAACATTTATTGATTTGACTGATGATTCTGCTGATAGAAACGGTTCTAAAAATTTAGATGAAAATTGTTTGGCAATTGGTGTAATGCCATCACAATTACCCATTGAAACAATTGATGTGAAAATCAAACAATCTTCTAGTGATGGAAGTTTGGGTGTTGACCCAGCATCAAATGTATCTCAAAAATCCAACAAGTCTCCAAGTAAAGCCCAGCGTTGTATAGATAAAGTTGTACGTTGTAGATCCAGGTTTCCTAAAAGACCCTGGCAAATGACATCTTTGATGGTGATGAATAAGACATTGAAAGACAAAGGTCATCCAGTTCTAATTGATATCAATTCAAATGAAAATTGGCAGAAGGACAAATCAGTTATTGTGAGTTCTATTTTGCAAAGTTCTTTACAAGAGACCATATCAACAAAAGTTGCTGGTTTTACTGTATTCCTTTTCTATAGTGATAAGACAAGAACAGTTCACCTTAAAGGAGGTAATGCTATGAGTGGAAAACACAATGTTAAAGTTATTACTGTGTGGGTTTTTGTACCAAAAGTTCCTATCAAACTTTCTAAAAGATCTCCTAAAAGAACAAATCTTGATAAAATGGAAGCATGTAAAGATTCAGATTTTAGAAACGATGATGATGACTGCAAGGTTATAGGCATCATTAAGAATGATGCCACCAATACTAAAGATAGTCCTAATATTGTCAACTGTGCTATGGCTGAGATACAAGATCTTGTAAGTGATAGTGAAAACCAAGACAAAGTGGCTGAGAGGTCTGCATTCAGtgatatttataaaaattcTGGAAATATACCAGATTCAGAAGTGGTTGAACAAGTAAATTATTCTACAGTTAGTGATATTGAAGAGATCAACAGTGGTAACAATTCTGATAGAACTGAATTGAAAGAATGTTCTCCTCAAAGGAAAAGAAAGAAGATTGAATCTCCAAAGAAACCACATGAAAAACAGAGAAATATAGAAAATTCAAATCAAGATACGAGTTACCAGAACAATTCAAATATCTTTGAAAAAATGGAGTTAGAGATGTTAAAGCAACCGCAAATGAACCGAAAAGATAAGACAGAAAGTATACCTATTGATTCCAAAATTTGTAGCAGTGATTGTGTCCAGTCACTGATATCTAATAATGGTGTCAGTGAAGAGTTAGAAGTTTCCAAGAATGATTTCTCtggaatattaaaaatgaatctTCAAAGTTCTGTTTCTGAAGCAGGGATGCATGCTATCAAAGATACCCAACCAATAGAAACAACACCAAGTGAGAGGTCGAAGGTTGAAGATGGTATTCAAGAGTTTGATATCAAAATTGCTGATGATGTTGATTTGCTAGATATTGGTAATTCTGAAGCTTCTGAGAATGTCATAATAAATAGCCATAGATTTAATAGCAGTAATCGTTCTAAACCTACTACTGAATTAAAAGATCAGGAAGTCCCCCAACTTACATTCGATCCAGAAATACCTTGTAAATCAGAAATGGATGGCGTCAATGATAATTGCATAGAAGATTCTTTAAAACCTGACATAGCTTGTAAAAAGAACATAATTAATAAACTCAAAGAAACAACCAGTCATTTCAATGCAAATTATTGTGATACAGAGAGTAATTTTAAGAATAACATGGAAAATACTAATGATGAGCTAAAACAGGAGGATGTTCAGTACAATACTTCTGGTGAGTTGCATGTTGAAGAAACAAAGAAAACCAAAGGTACACCTCATGCATCAGAAGATTTGCTAGCTCAGAGCATTAAAGAAACATATGAACAATGGCACAAAATTATAAATGGAGAACAAAATTTATCTACCTCTGTGGAGAATGAACCCAAAGATGTAGTACCTAAACAAGATCCTAAAGAAAAAGAATCCATCAAAGATGTTAAAGGAACAACCTTTACTGAATTAGAAAATAAAGAATGCTTAGTTGATGAACCAGTTCTTGATGATTTGTTGAAACATGATGACATTCAAATAGAGGAAGAATCAATATTCGAAAGTAGTAACAATACTGACATTGTCAAAGTTGATTCTACTTTCATTGATTTGACTGGAATTTCAAACAATGGAAAATCAACGGATTTAGAGCATGAAGTTACTGATAACTATGCTGATCTAGATTGTAATCAGTTTATAGATGTAGAAGGAACTAATATTGATACTGAAGATTTGACTTGTGAAATTCCAGTTGTTGAAAGTGAACCAATTGAGAAGTTAAATACAGTTATTGATATTGATGGAACCTGTGTACCACTTGAATTTAACATGGAAGACAGTTTTGAAAATGATCAAAATCGAAGAAAGAGTGGAAGAGCACCAATTAAGTCTTGGAAGTTAGCAGAATCACAAACAGAATTAGAGCATACTCCAAAAAAGAAAAccaagaaaaagaagaaaagcaaGGATAAAGATGGTAACGTTATCCAGAAATCCCCTGAAAAACTTGTCATAAAGATGGTGTATGGTGAAGTTCCATATATCCACAGTCCACCAGTAGCATCAACATCAAAACGCAAACGTAAGGATCTTGGTGTTGAAAGAGGAACACTTGACCAACAGTTGCAGAAATTGGTCGCAGAACGTTCAATAACTGAGGATGTGTCAAGCAGCTCAGTACGACCCAAACAATCCAAAATTAAAGAGCAGAAATCAATTGTAGATGTTTGGCGATTAACTGATGAAGAGGTCGGAGTAGATGTGGCACCATTTAATGAAAGTGATGACAATCATGACGATGAAATAATTGATGTTGAAGGGAATTATGAGATTAAAAAACCTGAATTTGAATCAGATTATAACATTGTAGAAGAACGTAAGAAACAAAAGGAAAGAGATTTAGCGTCGTGGAAGCCTCCATCAAAGAATATTATTTGTGACCTTGCTTCTGGAACCCTACACCCACCATCTGGGAAAAGCAAAAAAGGCAGGAAAAGCGAAGTCAAGGGTGCTTTCCATGACATGAGTCAGTTTCTTGGTGAACCACAGTTTATGGAGTCTGTCGTGGCATGTGTGGATGATGAAAATCTACAGCCAGGAAGG CTTGTTCACAACATCAAAGAACGGCAAAGACGGCACTTTTTAGCAACGCAATTTAAGACACTGAAAGAAGTACTACCTGCGACAGCAAGTTCAAAACAAGCCGTCTTGGGTGAG GCATTGACTGAAATTATTCAACTAAGAAATGACGCTTCCATATTAATTCGGAAAAAGTCCAAACTGAATAAAAAGCACAGACGTCTTAAAAAGAAATTTAGCGTTCTTCTTG GATTGCCTGCTGCAGAAGAAAAGGGTGCAACTGTTGAGCCATCAACTTTGGAAGAAGACGTTACAGACGTTTGA